A genomic region of Miscanthus floridulus cultivar M001 chromosome 3, ASM1932011v1, whole genome shotgun sequence contains the following coding sequences:
- the LOC136546371 gene encoding LOW QUALITY PROTEIN: probable carboxylesterase 2 (The sequence of the model RefSeq protein was modified relative to this genomic sequence to represent the inferred CDS: deleted 1 base in 1 codon), translating into MYRSLMHKLQRSMRRALCHKIPCCGRTGPQILSTPWSPAVWPGSVANGINFPSQKTPSYHRKSANFSTKVTPSPPSTAMEPGADEVVFESPAHFRIYKSGRIERLNRPPVLPAGLDEATGVTSKDVVLDDGTGLSVRLYLPKLQEPSKKLPVLVYFHGGAFLLESAGSATYHTYVNPLAAAAGVLVVSVSYRLAPEHPLPAAYEDSWAALQWATSAQDEWIAEHCDMARLFLAGDSAGANIVHDMLMRASGSGDGGPGIEGAILLHPWFGGNAPIEGEDEGAAAATTGLWTYACPGAVDGADDPRMNPLAPGAPALEKLGCARMLVCAGKQDALYVRDRVYYEAVAASAWPGDVAWLESEGEEHVFFLPKPECENAKQLMDRVVAFIAGA; encoded by the exons ATGTATCGCTCGTTGATGCATAAACTGCAGAGGAGCATGAGGCGTGCTCTCTGTCACAAGATCCCGTGCTGTGGTAGGACCGGGCCCCAGATTTTGTCTACGCCATGGAGTCCAGCGGTTTGGCCGGGGTCGGTAGCTAACGGCATAAACTTTCCATCTCAGAAAACCCCATCTTATCATAGGAAGTCTGCCAATTTTTCCACCAAGGTCACACCATCACCTCCCTCCACGGCCATGGAGCCCGGCGCAGACGAGGTGGTGTTCGAGTCCCCGGCACATTTCCGCATCTACAAGAGCGGGAGGATCGAGCGCCTGAACCGG CCTCCGGTCCTCCCCGCTGGCCTCGACGAGGCCACCGGTGTCACCTCCAAGGACGTTGTCCTGGACGATGGCACCGGCCTTTCCGTACGCCTCTACCTCCCCAAGCTCCAGGAACCGTCCAAGAAGCTCCCAGTCCTCGTCTACTTCCACGGCGGCGCGTTCCTCCTCGAGTCGGCCGGCTCCGCCACGTACCACACCTACGTCAACCCCCTCGCGGCCGCCGCGGGCGTCCTGGTGGTGTCCGTGAGCTACCGCCTGGCACCGGAGCACCCGCTCCCGGCGGCCTACGAGGACTCGTGGGCCGCGCTCCAGTGGGCGACGTCGGCGCAGGATGAGTGGATCGCCGAGCACTGCGACATGGCGCGGCTCTTCCTCGCCGGCGACAGCGCCGGCGCAAACATCGTGCACGACATGCTGATGAGGGCGTCCGGGTCCGGCGACGGCGGGCCGGGCATCGAGGGCGCCATCCTGCTCCACCCGTGGTTCGGCGGGAACGCGCCCATCGAGGGGGAGGACGAGGGCGCTGCAGCGGCCACCACTGGGCTCTGGACTTACGCGTGCCCGGGGGCGGTCGACGGCGCCGACGACCCGAGGATGAACCCTCTGGCGCCGGGTGCGCCGGCGCTGGAGAAGCTCGGGTGCGCGAGGATGCTGGTGTGCGCAGGGAAGCAGGACGCGCTCTACGTGAGGGACCGCGTGTACTACGAAGCCGTGGCGGCCAGCGCGTGGCCCGGGGACGTGGCGTGGCTCGAGTCCGAGGGAGAGGAGCATGTCTTCTTCCTCCCGAAGCCCGAGTGCGAGAACGCCAAGCAGCTCATGGACCGCGTCGTGGCCTTCATAGCCGGGGCCTGA